The following proteins come from a genomic window of Heyndrickxia acidicola:
- the msrB gene encoding peptide-methionine (R)-S-oxide reductase MsrB: MSEKGWLMEKAAFAGGCFWCMVSPFDEMEGVISLVSGYLGGDTEFPSYKEVLSGKTGHYEAVEITFDPKIIPYSRLLELFWQQIDPTDEGGQFQDRGSMYRTAIFYYNENQRREAEASKEALSQSSKFQKPIVTEIIPATPFYPAEEYHQNFYKKNAFRYALHQQGSGRLEFLKKHWPKDKSHLRESLTNMQYFVTQENGTEPPFDNRYWNYDEEGIYVDIVSGEPLFSSRDKYDSGCGWPSFTKPILSGYITEQYDLSHRMTRTEVRSKQADSHLGHVFQDGPTENGLRYCINSAALRFVPKTDMEKEGYGDFLLLFRMPKNHHF, translated from the coding sequence ATGTCTGAAAAAGGATGGCTTATGGAGAAAGCGGCTTTTGCCGGAGGCTGTTTTTGGTGTATGGTGTCTCCTTTTGATGAAATGGAGGGTGTTATAAGTCTTGTTTCCGGATATTTAGGAGGCGATACTGAATTTCCTTCATATAAGGAGGTTCTTTCAGGGAAAACAGGCCACTATGAAGCGGTTGAAATTACTTTCGATCCTAAGATTATTCCATACAGTCGTCTTCTTGAATTATTCTGGCAGCAGATCGACCCCACCGATGAGGGAGGGCAGTTCCAGGATAGAGGCTCTATGTACCGAACGGCCATATTTTACTATAATGAAAATCAAAGGAGAGAGGCAGAGGCCTCTAAGGAAGCTCTTTCTCAGTCTTCCAAATTTCAAAAGCCGATTGTTACAGAAATAATACCAGCTACTCCTTTTTATCCTGCTGAAGAATATCATCAAAATTTTTATAAGAAAAATGCCTTTCGATATGCCCTTCATCAACAGGGATCTGGCCGGTTGGAATTCCTAAAAAAGCACTGGCCAAAGGATAAATCTCATCTAAGAGAGTCATTAACGAATATGCAATATTTTGTCACGCAGGAGAATGGAACAGAGCCTCCTTTTGATAATCGGTATTGGAATTACGATGAGGAAGGAATTTACGTCGATATTGTTTCAGGCGAGCCTCTCTTTAGTTCAAGGGATAAGTACGACAGCGGCTGCGGCTGGCCGAGTTTTACAAAGCCAATTCTCTCAGGTTATATAACCGAACAGTATGATTTAAGCCACAGAATGACACGTACGGAGGTACGAAGCAAACAAGCCGATTCTCACTTGGGACATGTATTTCAGGATGGCCCGACTGAAAATGGACTAAGGTATTGTATTAATTCTGCTGCGTTGCGTTTTGTTCCTAAAACTGACATGGAAAAAGAAGGATATGGGGATTTTCTATTACTATTTCGAATGCCCAAAAACCATCATTTTTAG
- a CDS encoding UvrD-helicase domain-containing protein: MIKNEEKHYFRLPAQAQTLELPFAEIAETVTSVELVRDGEDDAFYFRSLEEQGILLNRGQIDAVRTIQGPVLIIAGAGSGKTTVLVSRTGYLLQVAGIPPQKILLMTFTKKAAEEMKERIAAIPGIKLREARSVETRTFHSFFLQILRHQGYSQEMITNEKHKQIVLKKKMKELGMDDAYQPETILSLLSFIKMEGKGVEDLPSKTNADKELKQLCSYYESWKKENHKMDFDDVLTEAYRLLTEDEGLLKVLQQRFQYIMVDEYQDTNILQSKLIKLLALPENHLCVVGDDDQTIYAFQGASQEIILQFDQEYKQAKTVFLTVNYRSVSPIVGLGNAVIQHNGKRKPKVLQSTKKSSITPFYSRPWSTDDEAKWIVETIQQKVKEGLYQYRDFAILHRTANNSRAIFEQLAMEEVPFLDTGTGESFFYEQSIIRTVIAYLRLSKDSLDLFSLEAILPTLYISRDRGIEWVERKQKHQIKEQPFDHLLSYPGLKPFQIKSIESRGKLIKELSHLKPMEAVRKIRGFFDQYLEMNERHTATTQKEFSKEQLDELETSASRFDTIDDFFYFIGVMKKRHEQMKMIKQDPGANVITLMTIHKAKGLEFPVVFFIGASEGILPHVTAIEMGKYEDQKVKIAADERLKLLEEERRLAYVAITRAKEELYISSPAFYRGKKTDVSRFIHEAFQRVKEKPKDNGRTVRKGKSTPAEVKGKVPAWICTSEDCIAWQRISGDKSSLETEKKCPICGDLMKKGEKLI; encoded by the coding sequence ATGATTAAAAATGAGGAAAAACATTATTTCAGGCTGCCTGCCCAAGCCCAAACACTTGAATTGCCATTTGCGGAAATTGCAGAAACTGTAACGAGTGTGGAGCTAGTAAGGGATGGGGAAGATGATGCTTTTTATTTTCGCAGCTTAGAGGAGCAGGGAATTTTATTAAACCGCGGCCAAATAGATGCAGTTAGGACGATTCAGGGTCCTGTCCTCATTATTGCAGGTGCAGGTTCAGGTAAAACAACTGTTTTGGTAAGCCGGACGGGTTACTTGCTTCAGGTAGCGGGTATTCCTCCGCAAAAAATTTTGCTTATGACCTTTACAAAAAAAGCAGCGGAAGAGATGAAAGAACGGATTGCGGCAATACCCGGGATAAAGCTGAGGGAAGCAAGAAGCGTTGAAACCCGCACCTTTCATTCTTTCTTTTTACAAATTTTAAGACACCAGGGTTACTCACAAGAGATGATTACAAATGAAAAACATAAACAGATTGTATTGAAGAAGAAAATGAAGGAGCTTGGGATGGATGATGCCTATCAGCCGGAAACCATTCTTTCGCTGCTCTCCTTTATAAAGATGGAGGGGAAGGGAGTTGAAGACCTCCCCAGCAAAACAAATGCTGATAAGGAATTAAAACAGCTTTGCAGCTACTATGAAAGCTGGAAGAAAGAAAATCATAAAATGGATTTTGATGACGTCCTCACCGAAGCCTATAGGCTGTTAACCGAGGATGAGGGGTTATTAAAGGTTTTGCAACAGCGTTTTCAATATATCATGGTAGATGAATACCAAGATACAAATATTCTTCAATCAAAGCTCATTAAGCTATTGGCTCTCCCGGAAAATCACTTGTGTGTAGTGGGGGATGACGACCAGACGATTTATGCCTTTCAAGGGGCGAGTCAAGAAATCATTTTACAGTTTGATCAAGAATATAAACAGGCAAAGACCGTCTTTTTAACCGTTAACTATCGGTCTGTATCCCCTATAGTCGGGCTGGGTAACGCGGTCATACAGCATAATGGGAAAAGGAAGCCTAAGGTTCTCCAATCCACTAAAAAAAGCTCGATTACCCCTTTTTATTCAAGGCCGTGGTCCACTGACGATGAAGCAAAATGGATTGTTGAAACCATACAGCAAAAGGTAAAAGAAGGTCTGTATCAGTATCGGGATTTTGCGATTTTACATAGGACAGCTAATAATAGCCGGGCCATATTTGAACAGCTAGCAATGGAAGAGGTTCCTTTCCTCGACACGGGAACAGGAGAAAGCTTTTTTTATGAGCAAAGCATCATACGAACCGTCATAGCTTACTTAAGGCTGTCAAAAGATTCTTTGGATTTATTTTCTCTGGAAGCAATTCTGCCAACGTTATACATTTCAAGAGACCGCGGAATTGAATGGGTTGAAAGGAAGCAGAAACATCAAATAAAAGAGCAGCCCTTTGACCATCTTTTATCCTATCCCGGATTAAAGCCTTTCCAGATTAAATCGATTGAAAGCAGGGGAAAGCTAATAAAAGAGTTGAGCCATTTAAAACCTATGGAGGCCGTTCGTAAAATTAGAGGGTTTTTTGACCAATACCTTGAAATGAATGAACGTCATACTGCAACTACTCAAAAGGAATTTTCCAAGGAGCAGCTGGATGAATTGGAGACATCGGCCAGCCGTTTTGATACAATCGATGATTTTTTCTATTTTATCGGTGTAATGAAAAAAAGGCATGAACAGATGAAAATGATTAAACAAGACCCTGGTGCAAATGTTATAACGCTTATGACCATTCATAAAGCAAAGGGGCTTGAGTTTCCCGTTGTATTCTTTATTGGCGCCTCTGAAGGGATTCTGCCGCATGTAACGGCTATAGAAATGGGCAAATATGAAGATCAAAAGGTTAAAATCGCAGCAGATGAAAGATTAAAGCTTTTAGAAGAGGAGCGAAGGCTTGCTTACGTGGCCATCACCCGTGCTAAAGAAGAGCTTTACATAAGCTCGCCCGCTTTTTACCGTGGAAAGAAAACGGATGTTTCAAGATTTATTCATGAAGCCTTCCAAAGGGTAAAGGAAAAACCGAAAGATAATGGAAGGACTGTGAGAAAGGGAAAATCTACTCCCGCTGAGGTGAAAGGAAAAGTTCCCGCTTGGATTTGCACATCTGAAGATTGTATTGCCTGGCAGCGTATATCTGGAGATAAAAGTTCCCTGGAAACAGAAAAAAAGTGTCCAATATGTGGGGATTTAATGAAAAAGGGAGAAAAGCTGATTTAA
- a CDS encoding cytochrome d ubiquinol oxidase subunit II — protein sequence MFEDEVIAITLIWGFVFIYAVMATMDFGAGFWSMIYINREQTKATNIANRYLSPTWEVTNVFIVAIVVAIVSLFPKATYTLGTVLLIPGSIILLLLSLRSAFLVFSHVADEYVKLLTYVSGICGILIPGLLISVLPITHGNFIKVVNGVQQLQMGKLFTSPNEYAFIGFAISSTLFLSSLLLADFSKVAEEWEAYKVYRKGAIITGPILLIMSLLIMVTLQKEAPWLYNNMLSHIQWLIISVAMFALAGAALVFPNRNAPISGKPRLAVIAITIQYFLASYVYGRAHLPYIVYPSVTIRSGFTNQSNFHAVFAMYIVGFIILFPGFFYFWRLFMKDKSYIRHKRT from the coding sequence TTGTTTGAAGATGAAGTGATTGCAATCACCCTCATATGGGGGTTTGTCTTTATCTATGCGGTGATGGCTACAATGGACTTTGGAGCAGGGTTTTGGTCGATGATATATATTAATCGAGAGCAAACCAAGGCGACGAATATTGCCAACCGGTACCTTTCACCAACCTGGGAGGTAACTAATGTTTTTATCGTGGCGATTGTGGTAGCAATTGTCAGTCTTTTTCCGAAAGCTACCTATACGCTTGGAACCGTTCTTTTAATCCCGGGCAGCATTATTTTGCTGTTGTTATCACTCCGAAGTGCCTTTCTAGTTTTTTCTCATGTAGCGGATGAATATGTGAAGCTTCTGACATATGTATCGGGTATTTGCGGGATTTTGATCCCAGGCCTTCTCATTAGTGTCCTCCCGATTACCCATGGGAATTTCATTAAAGTGGTCAACGGTGTACAGCAGCTGCAGATGGGAAAATTATTTACAAGCCCTAATGAATACGCCTTTATAGGCTTTGCAATCAGCAGTACGTTGTTTTTGTCATCTTTGCTTTTGGCTGATTTCTCAAAGGTGGCGGAGGAGTGGGAGGCTTATAAGGTATATCGGAAAGGAGCAATCATTACTGGACCGATCCTTTTAATCATGTCCCTATTAATTATGGTTACATTACAGAAAGAGGCTCCGTGGCTTTATAATAATATGCTCTCTCACATACAGTGGCTAATTATTTCGGTTGCTATGTTTGCGCTTGCAGGAGCTGCGCTAGTTTTCCCTAACCGAAATGCACCTATAAGCGGAAAACCAAGATTAGCCGTTATCGCTATCACGATCCAATACTTTTTGGCAAGCTACGTTTATGGGCGTGCCCATTTGCCGTATATTGTTTACCCAAGTGTGACCATTCGATCCGGATTTACAAATCAAAGTAACTTCCATGCTGTTTTTGCTATGTATATTGTAGGCTTTATCATTCTTTTCCCAGGATTCTTTTATTTCTGGAGACTTTTCATGAAGGATAAAAGCTATATCCGGCATAAACGGACATAA
- a CDS encoding cytochrome ubiquinol oxidase subunit I — MQDYVIARSLFGTTMGFHIIFATMGVGIPLMILVAELMYQKTKDRDYAIMANRWTKGLAVILGVSIPTGTIAGVQLSLLWPGFMEVVGKVIALPFQIEIYAFFVEALFMSIYVYAADRIKPWMRIVSIISVVIGAMASAVLITNVHSFEGTPRGFQMKNGEIVNVHPWKAFFNPGFGITATHVAISAFMTGAFIIATIAAYKMLKEKSQSQVYQFHKKALMLGLAIGGIFSLVTALSGHEAAQMLYKYQPEKLAAAEGLFETQSHAPLAVGGYTDAKTQEVKWAIEIPWGLSFLAGNSFNTVVKGLNEWPKDLWPPLFIHTLFNGMVGVGMLTILLAILGFFWNKVLKKQVFPKVLMWLFVLSGPLSIMGTEFGWIFACTGRQPWVIYHVMKTKDAVTGSQQLGILFILFSLIYCILAISVVLVLRYYFKRHPVKDDLLPGNKQDVNV, encoded by the coding sequence ATGCAGGATTATGTTATTGCACGTTCCTTATTTGGAACAACTATGGGGTTTCACATTATTTTTGCGACTATGGGGGTAGGAATTCCTCTTATGATTTTAGTTGCAGAATTAATGTATCAGAAAACGAAGGATCGAGATTACGCCATTATGGCAAACCGCTGGACAAAGGGGCTTGCTGTAATATTGGGTGTATCGATTCCAACCGGAACCATTGCAGGTGTGCAGCTTTCCCTTTTATGGCCAGGTTTTATGGAAGTGGTAGGCAAAGTAATTGCTTTGCCATTTCAAATTGAAATTTATGCCTTCTTTGTGGAAGCGCTGTTTATGTCTATTTATGTGTATGCTGCTGACAGGATAAAGCCATGGATGAGAATAGTCAGTATTATTTCTGTTGTTATTGGGGCAATGGCATCTGCTGTTCTTATTACAAATGTGCACTCATTTGAGGGGACACCAAGGGGCTTTCAAATGAAAAATGGGGAAATTGTAAATGTACACCCCTGGAAAGCATTTTTCAATCCCGGATTTGGGATTACAGCAACCCATGTTGCCATTTCGGCTTTTATGACAGGTGCTTTTATTATAGCCACCATAGCTGCTTATAAAATGCTGAAAGAAAAATCACAGTCTCAGGTTTATCAATTTCATAAGAAAGCTCTTATGCTTGGGCTTGCGATTGGCGGAATATTTTCATTGGTAACAGCATTAAGCGGCCATGAAGCAGCCCAAATGCTATACAAATATCAGCCTGAAAAACTCGCAGCGGCAGAAGGATTATTTGAAACCCAGTCCCATGCACCACTGGCCGTTGGGGGTTATACAGATGCCAAAACCCAGGAGGTCAAGTGGGCAATCGAAATTCCTTGGGGATTGAGTTTTCTAGCTGGAAACAGTTTTAATACGGTTGTAAAGGGCCTGAACGAATGGCCAAAGGATTTATGGCCGCCATTATTTATCCACACCCTGTTTAATGGAATGGTAGGAGTGGGCATGCTGACTATACTTTTGGCTATTTTAGGCTTTTTCTGGAACAAGGTATTAAAAAAACAGGTATTCCCGAAAGTTCTCATGTGGTTATTTGTATTATCCGGCCCTCTTTCCATTATGGGCACGGAGTTTGGCTGGATTTTTGCATGTACAGGCAGGCAGCCATGGGTTATTTACCATGTTATGAAAACGAAGGATGCTGTAACAGGCTCTCAGCAGCTTGGCATTCTGTTCATTCTCTTTAGTTTGATTTATTGTATCTTAGCGATCTCGGTTGTATTAGTCTTGCGGTACTATTTTAAACGCCATCCTGTAAAAGATGATCTACTTCCAGGAAACAAACAGGATGTAAACGTATAA
- a CDS encoding NAD(P)/FAD-dependent oxidoreductase has translation MLFDCVIVGGGIAGLQAGIQLGRYKHRILIIDSNNGRSSICHGYHNILGYPDGVSGVELRGAGKKQCEALGVVLVEDTVVSAKKIENYFILTGQQGQTYSGKTLLFATGVMDRIPDFPSLYPCLGISVYVCPDCDGYEIKNKSTIVIGSGNVGANMALILSYWTDKLIFVNHEEKPVSEEKKRLLDEKKIRYYSGEIAEVLAEGSNFQGVRLKNGKMILSSRAFIAMGGNEVRSAVAAQLGVELHQNKHILVDPRTKKTNIENVWAAGDIAAHSEQVTIAMGDGSQAGIWIHKSLM, from the coding sequence ATGCTTTTCGACTGCGTCATAGTTGGGGGAGGAATCGCGGGTCTTCAGGCTGGTATACAATTAGGAAGATACAAGCATAGAATTTTAATAATTGATTCGAATAATGGACGGTCGAGTATTTGCCATGGATATCACAATATATTAGGCTACCCGGATGGAGTGAGCGGAGTAGAATTAAGGGGTGCCGGTAAAAAGCAGTGCGAGGCTTTAGGAGTAGTATTAGTAGAGGATACAGTTGTTTCAGCTAAGAAAATAGAGAATTATTTTATTTTAACAGGGCAGCAAGGTCAAACGTATTCAGGGAAAACGCTGCTCTTTGCAACTGGAGTTATGGACCGTATACCAGACTTTCCTTCATTATATCCCTGCCTTGGGATTAGTGTTTATGTATGTCCAGATTGTGATGGGTACGAAATTAAAAATAAGTCTACCATTGTAATTGGTTCAGGTAATGTGGGGGCCAACATGGCGTTAATTCTTAGTTATTGGACCGATAAGCTCATTTTTGTAAATCACGAGGAAAAGCCGGTTTCAGAAGAGAAGAAAAGACTGTTGGATGAGAAAAAAATCCGGTATTACAGTGGAGAAATAGCAGAAGTATTAGCAGAAGGATCGAACTTTCAAGGAGTCAGGCTTAAAAACGGGAAAATGATTTTGTCCAGCCGTGCCTTTATTGCCATGGGAGGAAATGAGGTGAGATCCGCTGTGGCTGCCCAGTTGGGAGTGGAGCTTCACCAAAACAAACATATATTGGTTGATCCAAGGACTAAGAAAACCAATATAGAAAATGTTTGGGCGGCAGGGGATATAGCTGCTCATTCAGAGCAGGTAACCATTGCAATGGGGGACGGCTCTCAAGCAGGGATTTGGATTCATAAAAGCTTAATGTAA
- a CDS encoding Cof-type HAD-IIB family hydrolase, with product MQYKIVFLDIDGTIVPHGKAISNATKDAIEKLKNKNIHVVLATGRAPYFSETVIQESGAESMVFFNGSFVSHNGELIYQSPIEKKVLEKLHYLTNHHKHPLTYLGPTAFKATDLTHPFVLEAFMRDPWKPELAPASYWMEEDIYQVFLHCDVNEESFYQSEVPELDFRRWSSVGARTCDVNLSSSTKAVGITKLLEKLGIAPDEAVAFGDGLNDIEMLSLVGMGVAMGSARDEVKQAANMVTLSAEEDGVRKGLEKLLLI from the coding sequence ATGCAGTATAAAATTGTTTTTTTAGATATTGACGGAACCATCGTACCCCATGGCAAAGCAATCAGTAATGCAACAAAGGATGCCATAGAGAAGTTAAAAAATAAAAATATCCATGTAGTTCTTGCAACTGGAAGAGCACCTTACTTTTCAGAGACCGTTATACAGGAGTCAGGGGCTGAATCAATGGTATTCTTTAATGGTTCATTTGTTAGCCATAATGGGGAATTGATTTATCAGAGTCCAATTGAAAAGAAAGTGCTGGAAAAACTTCATTATCTAACTAACCATCATAAACACCCTCTTACATATTTAGGCCCAACAGCATTTAAAGCAACAGATTTAACTCATCCATTTGTTCTAGAAGCGTTCATGCGCGATCCATGGAAACCTGAGCTGGCCCCAGCTTCATACTGGATGGAAGAGGATATTTACCAGGTGTTTTTACATTGTGATGTAAATGAAGAGTCCTTCTATCAATCAGAAGTTCCAGAGTTGGACTTCAGAAGATGGAGTTCCGTTGGTGCTAGAACATGCGACGTTAATCTATCTTCTTCCACAAAAGCAGTGGGTATAACCAAGCTGCTTGAAAAACTGGGAATCGCGCCGGATGAAGCTGTTGCGTTTGGAGACGGGCTAAACGACATTGAGATGCTTTCGCTTGTAGGAATGGGAGTTGCTATGGGATCAGCACGTGATGAAGTAAAGCAGGCTGCTAACATGGTTACATTATCTGCTGAAGAGGATGGTGTTAGAAAAGGGTTAGAAAAACTGTTATTAATTTAG
- a CDS encoding small acid-soluble spore protein H, with the protein MNTQRAKEIAESPVMANVIYNGKPIYIQHVDEQNETARIYPILDPENEREVLLSELLEQ; encoded by the coding sequence TTGAATACACAACGAGCTAAAGAAATTGCTGAGTCCCCTGTAATGGCAAATGTTATTTATAACGGTAAGCCTATTTATATTCAGCATGTGGATGAGCAAAACGAAACTGCCAGAATATATCCGATTCTTGACCCGGAAAATGAAAGGGAAGTATTATTGTCAGAGCTGCTGGAGCAGTAA
- the cyoD gene encoding cytochrome o ubiquinol oxidase subunit IV, whose product MTQHENHEAHENHGTIGQYVTGFIISIILTIIPLVLVLKHMMQGTALLVTIMIMALLQFLVQLFFFMHVREGERPRYNVMALVLGIIFVFTIVAGSVWIMSFNAQVQ is encoded by the coding sequence ATGACCCAACATGAAAATCATGAAGCTCATGAAAATCACGGAACAATTGGGCAATATGTGACTGGTTTTATCATTTCAATCATTTTGACCATTATTCCTTTGGTTTTAGTTTTAAAACATATGATGCAAGGGACAGCGCTGCTAGTTACGATAATGATTATGGCACTCCTTCAGTTCTTAGTTCAGTTATTCTTCTTCATGCACGTTAGAGAAGGAGAAAGACCTCGATATAATGTTATGGCCTTAGTGCTCGGCATAATCTTCGTTTTCACAATCGTAGCTGGTTCTGTATGGATAATGTCCTTTAATGCTCAAGTACAATAA
- the cyoC gene encoding cytochrome o ubiquinol oxidase subunit III, protein MEHASSNHDHDHGHVDQEALKVMGFWIFLVTDCLLFGTLFATYVVLRHNTAGGPIGKELFEVPGFVAETFILLTSSFTSGLAILAMHKGKVKQMIAWLIVTIIFGLGFIGFEVTEFTKMVHDGATIHTSAFLSAFFILVGTHGLHVSVGLVWMTGIVIQLSRRGITDVTQRKAFNVSLYWHFLDAVWIFILTVVYLMGVM, encoded by the coding sequence ATGGAACATGCATCATCTAATCACGATCATGACCATGGCCATGTAGACCAAGAAGCCCTAAAGGTTATGGGTTTCTGGATCTTCCTCGTAACGGACTGTCTTTTATTCGGTACACTGTTTGCAACTTATGTTGTTTTAAGACATAACACAGCAGGCGGACCCATCGGAAAAGAATTATTCGAAGTTCCAGGCTTTGTGGCTGAAACATTTATCTTATTAACAAGTAGTTTTACAAGTGGTTTAGCGATCTTAGCAATGCATAAAGGCAAAGTGAAGCAAATGATTGCATGGCTGATCGTAACCATCATTTTTGGTCTTGGATTTATCGGATTTGAGGTAACTGAGTTTACAAAAATGGTTCATGACGGTGCAACTATTCATACTAGTGCTTTCCTTTCAGCATTCTTTATCTTAGTTGGAACCCATGGACTGCACGTTTCTGTTGGTTTAGTATGGATGACAGGAATTGTTATTCAGTTGTCACGACGCGGAATTACAGATGTAACTCAAAGAAAAGCTTTCAATGTCAGCTTGTACTGGCACTTCCTTGACGCAGTTTGGATCTTTATCCTTACGGTTGTATATTTGATGGGGGTGATGTAA
- a CDS encoding cbb3-type cytochrome c oxidase subunit I yields MLDSIKTFASHFFVTGEPMIYGADVSIVFATLAILFVLTRYKKWGWLWREWLVTVDHKKIGIMYILAALVMLFRGGVDALLMRSQLAFPNLHFLDSNHYNEIFTTHGTIMILFMAMPFMFGLFNIAVPLQIGARDVAYPYLNAISFWMFFMGAMLFNLSFVIGGSPNAGWLSYPPLSELSGSPGVGENFYIWGVQISGIGSLATGINFLVTILKMRTPGMKLMKMPLFTWSVFTSCILIIFAFPILTVTLALLFIDRFAGAHFFTMTGGGNPMMFVNLIWMWGHPEVYIIVLPAFGIFSEVVATFSKKRIFGYASMVFSMMVISVIGFFTWTHHFFTMGSGADVNAFFAISTMAIAIPTGVKIFNWLFTMFRGRISFTQPMLWTIAFIPCFVVGGATGVMLAVAPADYQYHNSYFLIAHFHQVIIGGVVFGYLAGLYYWWPKMFGFKLNDRLGHWAFWTWNIGFYVCFMPQYALGFMGMTRRVYTYGWDLGWAPLNLVSTIGAFLMGIGFIFQVWQIIYSVKHGERDVTGDPWDGRTLEWSIPSPAPLYNFAHLPYADKFDSWHETKEDIKAGKKIAKPDHYEPIHMPKDSAIPFIFSVCFFIAGFGFTFNWIWMGVLGMIGVVICLISRSFQYDVDYYIPAEEVERTETALGRGL; encoded by the coding sequence ATGTTAGATAGTATAAAAACATTTGCATCTCACTTCTTCGTAACCGGTGAACCAATGATTTATGGAGCGGATGTGTCAATTGTCTTTGCGACACTTGCAATCCTCTTCGTTCTAACCCGCTATAAAAAGTGGGGCTGGTTATGGCGTGAATGGCTAGTAACCGTTGACCATAAGAAAATTGGGATTATGTATATCCTGGCAGCATTAGTAATGCTTTTCCGCGGTGGTGTGGATGCACTTTTAATGCGGTCACAATTAGCTTTTCCTAACTTGCATTTTTTAGATTCGAATCACTATAACGAAATCTTTACAACCCATGGTACGATCATGATTTTATTCATGGCGATGCCGTTTATGTTTGGTTTATTTAATATCGCAGTACCGCTTCAAATTGGAGCGCGTGACGTTGCTTATCCATACTTGAACGCAATTAGTTTCTGGATGTTCTTTATGGGTGCAATGCTGTTTAACCTTTCATTTGTTATCGGTGGATCTCCGAATGCAGGCTGGTTATCTTATCCGCCGTTATCAGAGCTTTCCGGAAGTCCTGGAGTTGGCGAAAACTTCTATATATGGGGTGTGCAGATATCCGGTATAGGTAGTTTGGCCACGGGGATTAACTTTTTAGTAACAATCCTGAAAATGCGTACCCCTGGCATGAAATTAATGAAAATGCCTTTATTCACATGGTCTGTATTCACAAGCTGTATCTTAATCATTTTTGCTTTCCCAATTTTGACAGTTACATTAGCTTTACTGTTTATCGACCGTTTCGCAGGTGCTCACTTCTTCACCATGACAGGTGGAGGAAATCCAATGATGTTCGTCAACTTGATTTGGATGTGGGGACACCCTGAGGTATATATTATTGTTCTTCCAGCTTTCGGTATTTTCTCGGAAGTTGTAGCGACTTTCTCAAAGAAAAGAATTTTTGGTTATGCATCCATGGTCTTTTCTATGATGGTCATCAGCGTTATCGGGTTCTTCACTTGGACTCACCATTTCTTTACAATGGGTTCAGGAGCAGATGTTAATGCTTTCTTCGCCATCTCAACCATGGCAATAGCAATCCCAACCGGGGTTAAAATATTTAACTGGTTATTTACAATGTTCCGCGGACGTATCAGCTTTACACAGCCGATGTTGTGGACCATTGCATTTATCCCATGTTTCGTTGTCGGTGGAGCTACAGGGGTTATGCTAGCTGTCGCGCCTGCTGACTATCAGTATCACAACAGCTACTTCCTAATTGCCCATTTCCATCAAGTAATAATTGGCGGTGTGGTGTTTGGATATCTAGCTGGTTTATATTACTGGTGGCCAAAAATGTTTGGCTTCAAGTTAAACGATCGTCTAGGACACTGGGCATTCTGGACATGGAACATCGGTTTCTATGTATGTTTCATGCCTCAATACGCTTTAGGTTTCATGGGTATGACTCGACGCGTTTATACGTACGGCTGGGATTTAGGCTGGGCTCCGCTTAACCTGGTTTCTACTATCGGGGCATTCTTAATGGGTATCGGCTTCATTTTCCAAGTATGGCAAATTATCTACAGTGTGAAACATGGTGAGCGCGATGTTACAGGCGATCCATGGGATGGACGTACGCTTGAATGGTCTATTCCCTCACCTGCACCATTATATAACTTTGCACACCTTCCTTATGCGGATAAGTTCGATTCTTGGCATGAAACAAAAGAAGACATTAAAGCTGGCAAAAAGATAGCTAAACCTGATCATTATGAGCCAATTCATATGCCAAAGGATTCAGCTATACCATTCATATTCTCAGTATGCTTCTTTATTGCAGGATTTGGCTTTACATTCAATTGGATTTGGATGGGTGTTCTCGGTATGATAGGCGTTGTTATATGCTTAATTTCACGTTCATTCCAATACGATGTGGATTACTATATTCCTGCTGAAGAAGTAGAACGTACGGAAACTGCTCTAGGGAGGGGATTATAA